A window of the Pararge aegeria chromosome 2, ilParAegt1.1, whole genome shotgun sequence genome harbors these coding sequences:
- the LOC120633147 gene encoding uncharacterized protein LOC120633147 produces MALRDHPERILAILEESDSDENDRDPYPGSDVEVDDHVSERSQSSDTEQDANNTDTGSESSDDTGADSDDVNLLTLQNRQRQHFKGRDGTIWQKAPPRPNVRRRSENIICEPPGVKSVAQEAKTVQECWNLFLTHDMLHKIQEYTNLHIQERRAQCEDISQRRYMNEVEISELKAFIGLLFMAGFYRSNRQNLEDLWQADGSGVEVFRLTMSVQRFYFIQSSLRFDDKSTRAERQNLDNLAPVREIFEKFVEQCKKMYSPGETCTIDEMLVAFRGRCKFRQYIPSKPAKYGIKIFALVDSKVFYITNLEIYAGKQPDGPFSVSNKPLDVVNRIVSPVSKTHRNLTFDNWFTSYELVSHLLNEHKLTSVGTLRKNKKQIPPGFITTRGKELHSSTFGFQKNITLVSHIPKKNKVVLLMSSLHHDNKIDESTGVKQKPEVITFYNSTKSGVDVADELCATYNVSRNSKRWPLTIFFAMLNISGINANIIYRANNDNTRIKRRHFIKNLALSLIQDHLQIRRAHVNLPRQLRKRIADFTNEPTIEPPQKIPGARRRCQICPSKKDKKTTHTCHACHIYICPEHLISYCENCSNSMSINEESED; encoded by the coding sequence ATGGCGTTGAGGGATCATCCAGAGAGAATATTGGCGATTTTGGAAGAATCGGACTCCGATGAAAATGATCGTGATCCATATCCAGGTTCAGACGTCGAAGTGgatgaccatgtatctgaacGCAGCCAAAGTAGCGATACTGAACAGGATGCTAACAATACAGATACGGGCTCAGAGTCCTCAGATGACACAGGTGCGGACTCAGATGATGTCAACCTTTTGACCTTACAAAATCGACAACGGCAACACTTCAAAGGAAGGGACGGGACTATTTGGCAAAAAGCACCGCCACGACCGAATGTACGCAGAAGAtctgaaaatattatatgtgaGCCTCCTGGCGTAAAATCAGTTGCTCAAGAAGCCAAGACTGTGCAAGAATGCTGGAATTTATTCCTGACTCACGATATGCTGCATAAAATACAAGAATATACAAATTTGCATATACAAGAAAGAAGAGCACAGTGTGAAGATATTTCTCAACGTAGATACATGAATGAAGTGGAAATAAGTGAACTGAAAGCGTTTATTGGGCTGTTGTTTATGGCCGGATTTTATCGTTCTAATAGACAGAATTTGGAGGATTTGTGGCAAGCAGATGGTTCTGGTGTTGAAGTTTTTAGACTTACCATGTCTGTACAAAGATTTTACTTTATACAAAGCTCTCTGCGATTTGATGACAAGTCTACACGCGCTGAAAGACAAAACCTTGATAATTTGGCACCAGTGCGTGAAATTTTCGAAAAATTTGTAGAGCAGTGTAAGAAAATGTACTCTCCGGGAGAAACTTGCACTATTGATGAAATGTTAGTGGCATTTAGAGGGCGTTGCAAATTTCGGCAATATATACCATCGAAACCAGCTAAATATGGCATCAAGATATTTGCCTTAGTGGACTCCAAAGTATTCTATATCACCAACCTGGAGATATACGCTGGTAAGCAGCCTGACGGACCCTTTTCTGTTAGCAACAAACCCTTAGACGTGGTGAATCGTATTGTGTCACCTGTCTCCAAAACTCACCGTAATCTTACTTTTGATAATTGGTTCACTAGCTACGAATTGGTGTCTCATCTACTAAATGAACACAAGTTGACTTCAGTCGGTACCTTACGcaagaacaaaaaacaaattccacCTGGATTTATAACGACGCGCGGAAAAGAGTTACACTCGTCAACTTTcggatttcaaaaaaatattacactggTCTCTCACATcccaaagaaaaacaaagtggTCCTTTTGATGTCAAGCTTGCACCATGATAACAAAATCGATGAATCTACAGGTGTGAAGCAGAAGCCTGaagtaataactttttataactctaccaAAAGCGGAGTGGACGTAGCAGACGAGCTTTGTGCTACATATAATGTGAGCAGAAACTCTAAGAGATGGCCGCTGACGATATTCTTTGCAATGCTGAATATTTCAGGAATCaatgcaaatataatatatcgggCTAACAATGATAACACACGCATAAAACGGCGACATTTCATAAAAAACTTGGCACTCAGTTTGATTCAGGACCATTTACAAATCCGAAGAGCACATGTGAATTTACCTCGACAATTACGCAAAAGGATCGCAGATTTCACTAACGAACCTACCATAGAACCACCTCAGAAAATTCCAGGAGCACGTAGAAGATGTCAGATATGCCCAtctaaaaaggataaaaaaacaacGCATACTTGTCATGCTTGCCACATTTATATCTGCCCAGAACATTTGATTTCATACTGCGAAAATTGCAGCAACTCCATGTCCATAAATGAGGAATCGGAGGACtga